The Fusobacterium necrophorum subsp. necrophorum genome has a window encoding:
- a CDS encoding winged helix-turn-helix transcriptional regulator, with the protein MVMFRTNQATNQATNQAIEGYELNEIEERILRSIQENPFFSQKKIAEKLEEKYSTIKFYMEKMKKNDIIKREGSSQKGKWIINFK; encoded by the coding sequence ATGGTAATGTTTCGAACTAACCAAGCTACTAACCAAGCTACTAACCAAGCTATCGAAGGGTATGAGTTAAATGAGATAGAAGAAAGAATTTTGAGAAGTATTCAAGAAAATCCTTTCTTTTCTCAAAAAAAGATTGCTGAAAAATTAGAAGAAAAATACAGTACTATAAAATTTTACATGGAAAAAATGAAGAAAAATGACATAATCAAGAGAGAAGGAAGCAGTCAAAAAGGAAAATGGATAATCAATTTCAAATAA
- a CDS encoding adhesion protein FadA produces the protein MKKVILFCLLLSIAAYGLDSQELNFLNKMDAEYQELLQKEAEKLEEFKVEKSSLEEELVKLKEREVAKEEIFAKLGKDSEIRWHRDEYKKLAKRYEEYYKKLEAAIAEREGKITELEKLINIMSE, from the coding sequence ATGAAAAAGGTTATTTTATTTTGCTTATTGTTGTCCATTGCAGCTTATGGACTGGATAGTCAGGAGTTAAATTTTTTAAATAAGATGGATGCTGAATATCAGGAATTATTGCAAAAAGAGGCTGAAAAGTTAGAGGAATTTAAGGTAGAAAAATCAAGTTTAGAAGAAGAATTAGTCAAGTTAAAAGAAAGAGAAGTTGCCAAAGAAGAAATATTTGCGAAACTAGGAAAAGATTCAGAAATTCGTTGGCATAGAGATGAATATAAAAAATTAGCAAAAAGATATGAAGAATATTATAAGAAGTTGGAAGCTGCAATAGCTGAAAGAGAAGGAAAAATTACAGAATTAGAAAAGTTAATAAATATTATGAGTGAATAA
- a CDS encoding OmpA family protein, producing the protein MGRKSTKIGILFFLFLFSLPSFAVQKLTTTQMRENSIRINALELKEMDIHLKKMTVVLDERALNFDFDKWNIKEQYYEVLENLKEYILANDYEVVIEGHTDSIGTNAYNMGLSFKRANSTKEKLIEFGLPADRIVGISGKGEESPIATNETPEGRSQNRRVEFHLEKIGDKE; encoded by the coding sequence GTGGGTAGAAAATCGACAAAAATAGGAATTTTGTTTTTCTTATTTCTATTCTCTTTGCCTAGCTTTGCAGTACAAAAATTGACAACGACACAAATGAGGGAAAATAGCATAAGAATTAATGCGCTAGAGCTAAAAGAAATGGATATCCATTTAAAAAAAATGACAGTAGTGTTAGATGAAAGAGCCTTAAATTTTGATTTTGATAAATGGAATATAAAAGAACAGTATTATGAAGTATTAGAAAACTTAAAAGAATATATTTTGGCAAATGATTATGAAGTTGTCATTGAAGGTCATACAGACTCGATAGGAACAAATGCATACAATATGGGCTTATCTTTCAAGAGAGCAAACAGTACAAAAGAGAAATTGATAGAGTTTGGTTTGCCGGCAGATAGAATTGTCGGAATAAGTGGAAAGGGAGAAGAAAGTCCTATAGCTACGAATGAAACACCGGAAGGAAGATCACAAAATCGTAGGGTAGAATTCCATTTAGAAAAAATAGGAGATAAGGAATAA
- a CDS encoding autotransporter-associated N-terminal domain-containing protein, producing the protein MVKNQLREVEKNLRWIAKRNRNISFSIGLVLLYVMLGMNAFAQEVNATIATKQEIGLSTDRLSEMLRRIKEENSKKLKGSQLELVQLMEQGDQVVKSPWASWQFGLNYMYNNWSGSYKGRGDKKEKYPFEGIFTRSTDIFERSVSPLSKKYKELETSTDITSASSNRRVGLPWQYGITSTTKVQEKLGILFIGASIKPKDVSISKVDAPSMAIQTPEAPNL; encoded by the coding sequence ATGGTTAAGAATCAATTGAGAGAAGTAGAAAAAAATTTGCGATGGATAGCGAAAAGAAATAGAAATATAAGCTTTTCCATAGGTCTCGTATTACTATATGTCATGTTGGGAATGAATGCCTTTGCGCAAGAAGTGAATGCGACCATAGCAACGAAACAGGAAATAGGTTTATCCACGGATAGGCTAAGCGAAATGCTAAGACGAATCAAGGAAGAAAATAGTAAGAAATTAAAAGGCAGTCAATTAGAATTAGTCCAATTAATGGAACAAGGGGATCAAGTGGTAAAATCCCCCTGGGCATCTTGGCAATTTGGATTGAATTATATGTACAACAATTGGAGCGGTTCATATAAAGGAAGGGGAGATAAGAAAGAGAAATATCCATTTGAAGGAATATTTACAAGAAGTACTGATATTTTTGAAAGAAGTGTATCTCCATTGAGTAAAAAATATAAAGAATTAGAGACATCAACAGACATTACTTCGGCTAGTAGTAATCGTAGAGTCGGATTGCCTTGGCAATATGGAATTACAAGCACAACAAAAGTACAGGAAAAACTGGGGATATTATTTATAGGAGCATCAATAAAACCAAAAGATGTATCAATATCAAAAGTGGATGCACCTTCTATGGCAATTCAAACTCCTGAAGCTCCTAATTTATAA